The Desulfomicrobium orale DSM 12838 genome includes a window with the following:
- a CDS encoding FliI/YscN family ATPase, which yields MTADLDGTLQLLDSLRPVQSYGKVTKVVGLVAEGRGIKAPLGSLCQIVPDSQHGQAVNAEVVGFRDDVVLLMPYGEMRGVRPGSLIRNTSTPPHFPVGNRYLGCAVDAFGQSLDPEHPVSPARYNPLHADPPNPLSRPRINEPLDVGVRSINALLTLGKGQRVGIMAGSGVGKSTLMGMIARYTSADVNVIGLIGERGREVVDFIEKDLGPEGLARSVLIVATSDQGPLIRMRAAYAATAMAEFFRDQGKDVLLMMDSVTRFAMAAREVGLAAGEPPTTRGYTPTVFSLLPRLLERAGRSATGSITGIYTVLVEGDDFNEPVADAVRSILDGHIVLTRELADQGHYPSIDVLKSVSRLSGDITSKETRMHAQRLIRMLATFNRVEDMINIGAYVPGSNPEIDLALEMNQPIRSFLQQSIDERCTLEQSFSQLDRLAGKARPAQPGL from the coding sequence ATGACCGCAGATCTGGACGGCACCCTCCAGCTTCTGGACAGCCTCCGCCCGGTCCAGTCCTACGGCAAAGTGACCAAGGTGGTCGGGCTGGTGGCCGAGGGCCGGGGCATCAAGGCTCCGCTTGGCTCCCTGTGCCAGATTGTGCCCGACAGCCAGCACGGCCAGGCGGTCAACGCCGAAGTGGTGGGCTTTCGCGACGACGTAGTGCTGCTCATGCCCTATGGCGAGATGCGCGGCGTACGGCCCGGCAGCCTCATCCGCAACACCAGCACGCCTCCGCACTTTCCCGTGGGCAACCGGTATCTGGGCTGCGCCGTGGATGCTTTCGGCCAGTCTCTGGATCCGGAGCATCCTGTTTCCCCGGCCCGCTACAATCCCCTGCATGCCGACCCGCCCAATCCCCTGAGCCGCCCGCGCATCAACGAACCGCTGGATGTTGGCGTGCGCAGCATCAACGCGCTGCTGACTCTGGGCAAAGGACAGAGAGTGGGCATCATGGCCGGTTCGGGCGTGGGCAAAAGCACGCTCATGGGCATGATCGCACGCTACACCTCTGCCGATGTGAATGTCATCGGACTCATCGGCGAGCGCGGCCGGGAAGTGGTGGACTTTATCGAAAAAGATCTGGGGCCGGAGGGGTTGGCCAGATCGGTTCTCATTGTGGCCACTTCGGATCAGGGACCGCTGATACGTATGCGCGCGGCCTACGCGGCCACGGCCATGGCCGAATTTTTCCGGGATCAGGGCAAGGATGTGCTGCTTATGATGGATTCCGTGACCCGCTTCGCCATGGCCGCACGGGAAGTGGGCCTGGCCGCAGGCGAGCCGCCCACCACCCGCGGATATACGCCCACTGTTTTTTCCCTGCTCCCCAGGCTGCTGGAACGGGCGGGCCGGTCGGCCACGGGCAGCATCACCGGCATCTACACGGTGCTGGTGGAAGGCGATGATTTCAATGAGCCCGTGGCCGACGCCGTGCGCTCCATTCTCGACGGCCACATCGTCCTGACCCGGGAGCTGGCGGACCAGGGGCATTATCCGTCCATCGACGTGCTGAAGAGCGTGAGCCGCCTGAGCGGAGACATTACGTCCAAAGAGACGCGGATGCACGCGCAACGGCTGATCCGCATGCTGGCCACGTTCAACCGGGTGGAAGACATGATCAATATCGGGGCTTATGTTCCGGGGAGTAATCCCGAGATCGATCTGGCTCTGGAAATGAACCAGCCCATCCGTTCCTTTCTGCAGCAGAGCATCGACGAACGCTGTACGCTGGAACAGTCCTTTTCCCAACTGGACAGACTGGCCGGAAAGGCCAGACCGGCACAACCAGGGTTATGA
- a CDS encoding FliH/SctL family protein, with protein sequence MSDHALSFSPGRVVPHGGTAALHCRTDLRWNDETEALYMEQVRGRARQKAREILEQALAEAESIREQARGEGFSAGQAEAVALGQAEAQKTAEFLASLRQALMDEKKRVFHAHKDTLFQIMRAGLEKTLGVMLEERREEILKTLLEEAVDNLQARTTVTLHVCPDDLPLARELAGHAREIMPELPELTIRSAPDLGPGGLRLESGDGLVDNSVTSRFEQVRHILDEYQEPGPSTPETGMDMP encoded by the coding sequence TTGTCTGATCACGCCCTGTCCTTTTCCCCCGGCCGGGTGGTGCCCCATGGCGGCACGGCCGCACTGCACTGCCGCACCGATCTGCGCTGGAACGATGAGACCGAGGCCCTGTACATGGAACAGGTCCGCGGCCGGGCCCGGCAGAAGGCCAGAGAAATTCTGGAACAGGCCCTGGCCGAGGCCGAAAGTATCCGCGAGCAGGCCCGCGGCGAGGGATTCAGCGCCGGACAGGCCGAAGCAGTGGCCCTGGGACAGGCCGAGGCCCAAAAAACGGCGGAATTTCTGGCCTCCCTCAGACAGGCTCTGATGGATGAAAAAAAGCGGGTATTTCATGCGCACAAAGACACGCTCTTTCAGATCATGCGCGCTGGGCTGGAAAAAACCCTGGGCGTGATGCTTGAGGAACGGCGGGAGGAAATTCTGAAAACCCTGCTGGAAGAAGCTGTAGACAACCTTCAGGCGCGCACCACCGTGACCCTGCATGTCTGCCCGGACGACCTGCCCCTGGCCCGCGAACTGGCCGGACATGCCCGGGAAATCATGCCGGAATTGCCGGAACTGACCATCCGCTCCGCTCCTGATCTCGGCCCTGGCGGCCTGCGTCTGGAAAGCGGAGACGGTCTGGTGGACAACTCCGTAACCTCCCGCTTCGAGCAGGTGCGGCATATTCTTGACGAATATCAGGAGCCCGGCCCTTCCACCCCCGAAACGGGCATGGACATGCCATGA
- the fliG gene encoding flagellar motor switch protein FliG has translation MAGSGRSVNGRKTDRPQKTAILVLALGDAFAADVFKKLDRPEITAVSKAMAKLNTVTKEQAEEVLREFNQAMALGKEMLYGGQDQVRRMLASNLDSDTARYIMEELDFDAGPAPFKELQNVSPKILAQILRNEHPQTLALILGHLPPDSAANLLQHLSAGVRAEVVMRLAKLESVAEEMLMEVDRVLQNQLIAIGGKEGRKVGGVGSVAEILNAIDRATEEEIMADIEEESTQLAEEIKQLMFVFEDIIKIDERGIRELLKEISNEDLTMALKTAAEDLRQKFFKNLSERAANMIREDLEIMGPVKLSDVETAQQNIVKQVRRLEAEGRIIIAGSGGDVLV, from the coding sequence GTGGCTGGCTCAGGGAGAAGCGTAAATGGCCGAAAAACTGACAGGCCCCAGAAGACGGCCATTCTCGTTCTGGCTCTGGGCGACGCCTTTGCCGCCGATGTCTTCAAAAAGCTCGACCGCCCCGAAATAACGGCCGTATCCAAGGCCATGGCCAAACTGAACACCGTGACCAAGGAACAGGCCGAGGAAGTGCTGCGGGAATTCAACCAGGCCATGGCTCTGGGCAAGGAAATGCTCTACGGCGGGCAGGATCAGGTCCGCCGGATGCTGGCCTCCAATCTGGATTCGGACACGGCCCGGTACATCATGGAAGAGCTCGACTTCGACGCCGGACCAGCGCCGTTCAAGGAGCTCCAGAACGTCAGCCCCAAAATTCTGGCCCAGATTCTCAGAAACGAGCATCCCCAGACCTTGGCCCTCATCCTTGGACATCTGCCTCCGGACAGCGCGGCCAATCTGCTCCAGCATCTGAGCGCGGGCGTGCGGGCCGAGGTGGTCATGCGGCTGGCCAAGCTCGAATCCGTGGCCGAGGAAATGCTCATGGAGGTGGATCGCGTACTGCAGAACCAGCTCATCGCCATCGGCGGCAAGGAAGGCCGCAAGGTCGGCGGAGTCGGCTCCGTGGCGGAGATACTGAACGCCATCGACCGCGCCACCGAAGAAGAGATCATGGCCGACATAGAGGAAGAGAGCACACAGCTGGCCGAAGAGATCAAGCAGCTCATGTTCGTGTTCGAGGACATCATCAAGATCGACGAGCGCGGCATCCGCGAACTGCTCAAGGAAATCAGCAACGAGGACCTGACCATGGCTCTGAAAACCGCGGCGGAGGACCTGCGCCAGAAGTTCTTCAAGAACCTGTCGGAGCGCGCGGCCAACATGATCCGCGAAGACCTGGAAATCATGGGTCCGGTCAAGCTTTCCGACGTGGAGACGGCCCAGCAGAATATCGTCAAGCAGGTGCGCCGCTTGGAAGCCGAGGGCCGCATCATCATCGCCGGCAGTGGAGGAGACGTCCTTGTCTGA
- the fliF gene encoding flagellar basal-body MS-ring/collar protein FliF, with protein MPPFVRNSLARATDFWKNISLPQRVLLGGLLASLLIVLSALLFWMNRTEYKVLYSHLYQEDAAGVVNFLKKEKIPYEIADSGSTLLVPESHVYEARLKLAGENVLHGQGIGFELFDENKIGQTNFVQNINYQRALQGELSRTISELPEVESARVHLVLPSKSLFVEEQAPPSAAIMLKLSGGRNLAQQQVQAIVNLVSTSVEGLGPEHITVADSRGKVLYEPRSDTDMAGMTSTQLEYQMNMQRQLEQRVEQLLTPIVGPGRAIVRVNADLDFDRTTIRKETFDPKSAVVRSEVKNEEENRGAANVGGGTPDPNYRGENDLLSGSGTTQESTRTSSTTNFDINREERQIVAQIGAVKRLSVAVLVDGKYVTQQDGSRTFEPLGANQLAQIRQLAQRAVGFDEVRGDAIEVSSIAFGDPVEGESSSALDTASRYFQLLGKPVLNVLVILLFLFFVVRPVVLALLRPKVEDPTVQEQQELGAAEEMKALTENMSEEDLAAVDAAKRIENAKYLAQQMVEQNMDQAVLIMRQWLAQGEA; from the coding sequence ATGCCCCCATTTGTGCGAAACTCCCTGGCCCGGGCCACGGATTTCTGGAAAAACATCTCCCTGCCGCAGCGGGTGCTGCTCGGCGGGCTGCTTGCTTCGCTTCTGATCGTTCTTTCCGCGCTGCTCTTCTGGATGAACAGGACGGAGTACAAGGTGCTGTACAGCCATCTGTATCAGGAAGACGCCGCCGGCGTGGTCAATTTTCTGAAGAAGGAAAAAATTCCGTACGAAATCGCCGATTCCGGCTCGACCCTTCTGGTGCCGGAAAGCCATGTATACGAGGCGCGGCTCAAGCTGGCCGGCGAGAATGTGCTGCACGGACAGGGCATCGGATTCGAGCTTTTCGACGAGAACAAGATCGGCCAGACCAATTTCGTGCAGAATATCAACTACCAGCGGGCTCTGCAGGGCGAACTGTCCCGGACCATCTCCGAGCTTCCCGAAGTGGAGAGCGCCCGCGTGCATCTGGTGCTGCCCAGCAAAAGCCTGTTCGTGGAAGAGCAGGCCCCGCCTTCGGCGGCCATCATGCTCAAGCTCAGCGGCGGCCGGAACCTCGCCCAGCAGCAGGTGCAGGCCATCGTCAATCTGGTGTCCACCAGCGTGGAAGGGCTGGGCCCCGAACACATCACCGTGGCCGACAGCCGGGGCAAGGTGCTCTACGAACCCCGCTCCGACACGGATATGGCCGGCATGACCTCCACCCAGCTCGAATACCAGATGAACATGCAGCGCCAGCTGGAACAGCGCGTGGAGCAGCTCCTCACGCCCATCGTGGGACCCGGCCGGGCCATCGTCCGGGTCAATGCGGACCTGGATTTCGACCGGACGACCATCCGCAAGGAAACCTTCGATCCCAAATCCGCCGTGGTCCGCAGCGAAGTCAAAAACGAAGAGGAAAACAGGGGCGCAGCCAACGTGGGCGGCGGTACTCCGGATCCCAATTACCGGGGCGAGAACGACCTGCTGAGCGGCTCCGGCACAACTCAGGAGAGCACGCGCACCTCCTCCACCACCAATTTCGACATCAACCGCGAAGAACGGCAGATTGTTGCCCAGATCGGCGCGGTCAAACGTCTGAGCGTGGCCGTCCTGGTTGACGGCAAATATGTCACGCAGCAGGATGGCTCCCGGACTTTCGAGCCCCTCGGCGCGAACCAGCTGGCCCAGATCCGCCAGCTCGCGCAGCGGGCCGTAGGCTTCGACGAGGTCCGCGGGGACGCCATCGAGGTATCCTCCATCGCTTTCGGCGATCCCGTGGAAGGTGAAAGCTCCTCCGCCCTGGATACGGCCTCGCGGTATTTCCAGCTGCTGGGCAAACCGGTTCTGAACGTGCTGGTCATCCTGCTCTTCCTCTTCTTTGTGGTCCGGCCCGTGGTGCTGGCCCTGCTCCGGCCGAAAGTGGAGGATCCCACCGTGCAGGAACAGCAGGAGCTGGGAGCCGCCGAGGAAATGAAGGCTCTGACCGAGAACATGAGCGAAGAGGATCTGGCGGCCGTGGACGCGGCCAAGCGCATCGAAAACGCCAAATATCTGGCGCAGCAGATGGTGGAACAGAACATGGACCAAGCAGTGCTGATCATGCGCCAGTGGCTGGCTCAGGGAGAAGCGTAA
- the fliE gene encoding flagellar hook-basal body complex protein FliE, whose amino-acid sequence MTITPLALKAYSAAGGLTSKGVAAQNAGTGEATRSFAATIQESLGKVNEMQAEKTAMIQDFATGKNQNVHELMITLQKAGLAMDMTAAVRNKVMQAYQELMRLQF is encoded by the coding sequence ATGACCATTACACCTTTGGCCCTCAAGGCATACTCCGCGGCGGGGGGACTCACTTCCAAGGGAGTCGCCGCACAGAACGCCGGAACCGGGGAAGCCACCCGGTCCTTCGCCGCCACCATCCAGGAATCCCTGGGCAAGGTGAACGAGATGCAGGCAGAGAAAACAGCCATGATTCAGGACTTCGCCACAGGCAAGAACCAGAACGTGCACGAACTGATGATCACGCTGCAAAAGGCCGGACTGGCCATGGATATGACCGCCGCCGTGCGGAACAAGGTCATGCAGGCCTACCAGGAACTCATGCGCCTGCAATTCTGA
- the flgC gene encoding flagellar basal body rod protein FlgC, protein MDLMTAIDVGASGLKAERTHLNVTSMNLANAKTTRTVGGGPYRRKEVIFREAEVQSPFSKAMNSALDQEVKGVRVDSIQNDRRALKMVYEPGHPDANSEGYVAYPDINVVEEMTNMLSAMRAYEANVSTITTAKSMFSKALEIGR, encoded by the coding sequence ATGGATCTGATGACCGCCATCGATGTCGGCGCATCCGGGCTCAAGGCCGAACGCACGCATCTCAATGTCACTTCCATGAATCTGGCCAACGCCAAAACCACCCGCACCGTGGGCGGCGGGCCATATCGCCGCAAGGAAGTCATCTTCAGGGAAGCCGAAGTCCAGAGCCCCTTCTCCAAGGCCATGAATTCGGCTTTGGATCAGGAAGTCAAAGGCGTGCGGGTGGACTCCATCCAGAATGACCGCCGTGCCCTGAAGATGGTCTATGAGCCGGGACACCCGGACGCGAACAGCGAAGGTTATGTGGCCTATCCGGACATCAACGTGGTGGAGGAAATGACCAACATGCTTTCGGCCATGCGCGCCTACGAGGCCAACGTATCCACCATCACCACGGCCAAGAGCATGTTCTCCAAGGCCCTGGAAATCGGCCGGTAG
- the flgB gene encoding flagellar basal body rod protein FlgB — MKSLFPDHIDLTARVMDFQIQRQNIVSGNLANINTPGYKARTLEFEKDLQAALGISQNGPVSRTHPKHLPAKFSPDATEASVVRDLNPRVVQGTDNVDLDRETATMAKNTLMYNTLATVMQKNFSGMKQLIQEGGK; from the coding sequence ATGAAAAGCCTTTTCCCGGACCACATCGATTTGACTGCCAGAGTCATGGACTTCCAGATTCAGCGTCAAAACATCGTCAGCGGTAACCTGGCCAATATAAACACTCCCGGCTACAAAGCCCGGACTCTGGAATTTGAAAAGGACCTCCAGGCCGCCCTGGGCATTTCCCAGAATGGTCCCGTCAGCAGGACGCACCCCAAACACCTCCCCGCCAAATTCTCCCCGGACGCCACCGAGGCCTCCGTCGTCAGGGATCTGAATCCCCGCGTGGTCCAGGGCACGGACAACGTCGATCTGGACAGGGAAACAGCGACCATGGCCAAGAACACCCTGATGTACAACACCCTGGCCACCGTCATGCAGAAAAACTTCTCGGGCATGAAGCAGCTCATCCAGGAAGGAGGCAAGTAA
- a CDS encoding tetratricopeptide repeat protein codes for MSSHLDYEINKELGECYLFMGDLDKAEDYYQKAAGNNGVHPDPYLGLATIAVQRGDLEQALSMYEKADGIASSDKSLAGMALVRGQQGDQDAACGLYLQSLGRNPGNMVALFGLVQAAHLAGRTQDAVAPLNSYLELHPYKSEVRYALAGCLVSCGRKDEAKAQLELILNQDPAYAPAAELLGQL; via the coding sequence ATGAGTTCCCATCTCGATTACGAAATCAACAAGGAACTGGGCGAATGTTATCTGTTCATGGGCGATCTGGATAAGGCCGAGGACTATTATCAGAAGGCCGCCGGAAACAATGGCGTGCATCCGGATCCGTATCTGGGGCTGGCCACCATCGCCGTGCAGCGCGGCGACCTGGAGCAGGCCCTGTCCATGTATGAAAAGGCCGACGGCATCGCCTCTTCGGACAAGTCTCTGGCGGGCATGGCGCTGGTCCGCGGCCAGCAGGGAGACCAGGACGCGGCGTGCGGACTTTATCTGCAATCCTTAGGCCGTAACCCCGGCAATATGGTGGCGCTTTTCGGATTGGTTCAGGCCGCTCATCTGGCCGGACGCACTCAGGACGCCGTTGCGCCGCTGAACAGCTATCTGGAGCTGCATCCATACAAGAGCGAGGTTCGCTACGCTCTGGCCGGGTGCCTGGTTTCCTGCGGCCGGAAAGACGAAGCCAAAGCCCAGCTGGAGCTGATTCTGAATCAGGATCCGGCATATGCCCCGGCAGCGGAGCTTCTGGGACAGTTATAA
- a CDS encoding anaerobic ribonucleoside-triphosphate reductase activating protein: MTETNSAWNRVRGIAPVSLCDWPGRVSCVLFTGGCNLRCPTCHNGGLAWTWQTLPVLGRKSFLEDMRRRRSWLDGIVLSGGEPTCVPDLENLLADLKTIGLPVKVDSNGSAPDVLERLLVSDLAQTLAVDVKGPWNRYPELTGGMSEASARQSLQEVFALALAHPGRVYFRCTKVPALSAADLTRTRAQVPEKLPLVFQEFVPPPEK; encoded by the coding sequence ATGACGGAAACGAATTCCGCGTGGAATCGCGTGCGCGGCATCGCGCCTGTGAGCCTTTGCGACTGGCCGGGCAGGGTATCCTGCGTCCTGTTCACGGGCGGGTGCAACCTGCGTTGCCCCACCTGTCACAATGGCGGGCTGGCCTGGACTTGGCAGACCCTGCCGGTTCTGGGCCGCAAATCCTTTCTGGAAGATATGCGCAGGCGGCGTTCCTGGCTGGATGGCATTGTGCTGTCCGGGGGAGAGCCTACCTGCGTTCCGGATCTGGAAAATCTGCTGGCGGATCTGAAGACCATCGGCCTGCCGGTCAAGGTGGATTCCAACGGCTCGGCTCCGGATGTGCTGGAGCGGCTGCTGGTTTCGGATCTGGCGCAGACCCTGGCCGTGGACGTGAAAGGCCCCTGGAACCGCTATCCGGAACTGACCGGCGGCATGTCCGAGGCTTCGGCCCGGCAGAGCCTGCAGGAAGTTTTTGCTCTGGCTCTGGCTCATCCGGGGCGGGTATACTTCCGGTGCACCAAGGTCCCCGCGTTGTCCGCAGCCGATCTGACGCGGACCCGGGCCCAAGTTCCGGAGAAACTGCCCCTCGTGTTCCAGGAGTTCGTTCCACCGCCGGAAAAGTGA
- a CDS encoding ribonucleoside triphosphate reductase produces the protein MPKNIVKRDGRIETWSLERIAQAILKSLNASGIKDPLLARRLARKVEAKLEGMASPEQEMVQDTVEQVLMESRLYHVARRYIVYREKRRQIRSETETFLDVTETIDSYLNKSDWRVSENANMAHSFQGLMLHLSGSVQARYSLEKYPEEIRQAHEHGYFHIHDLSFGLAGYCAGWSLRDLLLEGFNLEGRCSSGPPRHFDAALGQMVNFLGTLQNEWAGAQAFNNVDTYLAPFVRHDGLSYDDVRQAMQKFVFNLNTTSRWGGQSPFTNLTFDLTPPAHIASEAAIIGGALTDSVYGDFRPEMEMINRAFLEVMLGGDYHGRIFSFPIPTYNVTPDFPWSSEVGRLLLQLTAKFGAPYFQNFINSDLKPEDVRSMCCRLQMDLRELRKRTGGLFGAGDLTGSIGVVTLNLPKLAYLAQGEEDFLDLVGEYATLAKDSLEFKRKMVVDNMEKGMFPFSRRYLKNGFRGHFSTIGLVGGHEACLNLLGKGIETEAGTRLMIRTLDYLRELTSSFQEETGNLYNLEATPAEGTSYRLAKIDKKLYADIQASGNGVPYYTNSTLLPVGHTEDVFTALEHQNRLQPMYTGGTVFHSFLGESAPDMESLQKFIVRALSETKIPYISITPTFSVCKDHGYLTGEQAVCPTCGAETEVYTRVVGYYRPVKLWNKGKQAEYKDRVEYSQASCFE, from the coding sequence ATGCCAAAGAACATTGTCAAACGTGACGGCCGTATTGAAACTTGGTCTCTGGAGCGCATCGCCCAGGCCATTCTGAAATCCCTGAACGCCAGCGGAATCAAGGATCCGCTTCTGGCCAGACGCCTGGCCAGGAAGGTGGAGGCCAAACTGGAAGGAATGGCCAGTCCCGAACAGGAAATGGTTCAGGATACGGTGGAGCAGGTGCTCATGGAATCGCGGCTGTACCATGTGGCCAGACGCTATATCGTCTATCGCGAAAAGCGGCGGCAGATCCGCAGTGAAACCGAAACGTTTCTGGACGTGACCGAGACCATTGACAGCTATCTGAACAAGTCCGACTGGCGGGTTAGCGAGAACGCCAACATGGCCCATTCCTTTCAGGGGCTCATGCTGCATCTGTCCGGATCGGTGCAGGCCCGGTACTCTCTGGAAAAATATCCCGAAGAAATCCGCCAGGCCCACGAGCACGGCTATTTTCATATCCACGACCTGTCTTTCGGCCTGGCCGGGTACTGCGCCGGGTGGTCCTTGCGGGATCTGCTGTTGGAAGGCTTCAACCTGGAAGGCCGCTGCTCTTCCGGGCCGCCGCGGCATTTTGACGCGGCTCTGGGGCAGATGGTCAATTTCCTCGGCACGCTGCAAAACGAATGGGCCGGGGCCCAGGCCTTCAACAATGTGGACACGTACCTGGCCCCTTTTGTCCGGCACGACGGCTTGAGCTACGACGATGTCCGGCAGGCCATGCAGAAATTCGTGTTCAACCTGAACACCACCTCGCGCTGGGGAGGGCAGAGCCCCTTCACCAACCTGACTTTCGACCTCACGCCGCCCGCGCACATCGCTTCGGAAGCGGCCATTATCGGCGGGGCGCTGACGGACTCCGTGTACGGTGATTTCAGACCGGAAATGGAAATGATCAACCGGGCCTTTCTGGAAGTAATGCTCGGCGGAGACTACCACGGGCGCATCTTTTCCTTTCCCATTCCGACCTACAATGTGACGCCGGATTTTCCCTGGTCCTCCGAAGTGGGACGACTGCTTCTGCAGCTGACAGCCAAATTCGGGGCTCCGTATTTCCAGAACTTCATCAATTCCGACCTCAAGCCCGAAGACGTGCGCTCCATGTGCTGCCGTTTGCAGATGGATCTGCGCGAGCTGCGCAAACGCACGGGCGGCCTTTTCGGCGCGGGTGATCTGACGGGCTCCATCGGTGTGGTGACTCTGAATCTGCCCAAGCTGGCCTATCTGGCTCAGGGCGAGGAGGATTTTCTGGATCTGGTGGGAGAGTATGCCACCTTGGCCAAGGATTCCCTGGAGTTCAAGCGCAAGATGGTCGTGGACAACATGGAAAAGGGCATGTTTCCCTTTTCCCGGCGGTATCTCAAAAACGGATTTCGCGGACACTTCAGTACTATCGGCCTGGTGGGCGGCCACGAGGCCTGCCTGAATCTGCTGGGCAAGGGCATTGAAACCGAGGCCGGAACGCGCCTCATGATCCGCACTCTGGACTATCTGCGCGAGCTGACATCTTCTTTTCAGGAAGAAACGGGTAATCTGTACAATCTGGAGGCCACTCCGGCCGAAGGCACGAGCTACCGCCTGGCCAAGATCGACAAGAAGCTCTACGCCGACATCCAGGCCTCCGGAAACGGCGTGCCCTATTACACCAATTCCACCCTGTTGCCGGTGGGCCACACCGAAGACGTCTTCACCGCCCTGGAGCATCAGAACCGCCTGCAACCTATGTATACGGGCGGCACCGTGTTCCACAGCTTTCTGGGCGAGTCCGCTCCGGACATGGAGTCTCTTCAGAAATTCATTGTGCGCGCCTTAAGCGAGACCAAGATCCCCTATATCTCCATTACGCCGACCTTCTCGGTCTGCAAGGATCACGGCTATCTGACCGGAGAGCAGGCCGTATGCCCGACCTGCGGAGCGGAAACCGAAGTCTACACGCGGGTGGTGGGGTACTACCGGCCCGTCAAGCTGTGGAACAAAGGCAAACAGGCCGAATACAAGGATCGGGTGGAATATTCTCAGGCGTCCTGCTTTGAGTGA
- the rpmB gene encoding 50S ribosomal protein L28 — protein MSKVCEICGKGPKVGNNVSHANNKNKRRFMPNLQSVRAQLKSGQVKRMKVCTQCIRSGAVTKPEVK, from the coding sequence ATGTCGAAAGTTTGTGAAATCTGCGGCAAAGGGCCGAAAGTGGGAAACAATGTCAGCCATGCGAACAACAAGAACAAGCGGCGCTTCATGCCCAATCTCCAGTCTGTCCGCGCCCAGCTGAAGTCCGGCCAGGTGAAGAGAATGAAGGTCTGCACCCAGTGCATCCGTTCAGGCGCCGTGACCAAGCCCGAAGTGAAGTAA
- a CDS encoding YceD family protein, translated as MTGQWISLTNLPAHGREFSFEDQGFWRDIWEEFSGWCEILEPFSARLTISPQADGFLIRGTLRGVISTPCHRCTEPARIDIVQDFDSFEAFEDAEAPEGESTLLRDTDNGWELNVAALLREECLLSLPEKILCSDTCLGLCPQCGKNRNLENCVCSGLDVQSPLARALQGVKIKDN; from the coding sequence ATGACCGGACAATGGATAAGCCTGACGAATCTCCCGGCGCACGGCCGGGAATTTTCTTTTGAGGATCAGGGGTTCTGGCGGGATATCTGGGAAGAATTCAGCGGCTGGTGCGAGATTCTTGAGCCCTTTTCCGCCAGGCTTACGATTTCTCCTCAGGCGGACGGGTTTCTGATCCGGGGAACTCTTCGCGGCGTGATATCCACGCCTTGTCACCGCTGCACCGAACCGGCCCGGATAGACATTGTCCAGGATTTCGACTCCTTTGAGGCATTTGAGGATGCCGAAGCTCCCGAAGGGGAGAGCACGCTGCTGCGCGATACGGATAACGGCTGGGAGCTTAATGTTGCCGCTTTGTTACGCGAAGAATGCCTCCTGTCCCTGCCTGAAAAAATTCTTTGCAGCGACACATGTTTGGGGCTATGCCCCCAATGCGGAAAAAACAGGAACCTGGAAAATTGCGTATGCAGCGGTCTGGATGTTCAGTCTCCACTGGCCAGAGCACTGCAGGGCGTTAAAATAAAAGACAACTAG
- the rpmF gene encoding 50S ribosomal protein L32 produces MPLPKKKTSKSKRNMRRSHDHVAVPNFIYCECGEASLPHCICPGCGKYRGRQYVKAADA; encoded by the coding sequence ATGCCATTGCCCAAGAAGAAAACATCCAAATCCAAACGGAACATGCGCCGCTCTCACGATCACGTGGCCGTTCCCAATTTCATTTATTGCGAATGCGGCGAAGCCAGTCTGCCTCACTGCATCTGCCCTGGTTGCGGCAAATACAGAGGCCGCCAGTACGTCAAGGCTGCGGATGCCTAA